A portion of the Gemmatimonas sp. UBA7669 genome contains these proteins:
- a CDS encoding acyl-CoA dehydrogenase C-terminal domain-containing protein, whose translation MPSYRAPLQDIRYLLHEVHDIAQLSRLPGFEDATPDMIDEVLAGGAAFCEDVLFPLNQPGDIEGVHFENGEVRTPSGFKEAYTRYAADGWTGVAATSEYGGQGLPEMVRFVMEEMLCSANLSFSMYPGLSHGAYSALMSHGSDELKQRFLPKLIDGSWGGTMCLTEAHAGTDLGILTTRAEPAENGTYRITGQKIFISAGEHDLTENIVHLVLAKLPDAPSGTKGISLFLVPKFLPTADGGVGARNGVTCGSVEHKMGIKASATCVLNFDGATGWMVGEPHKGMRAMFVMMNSARLAVGLQGLGLSEVAYQNALAYAKERLQGRALTGVKNAEGPADPILVHPDVRKGLLRIKAFNEGMRSLAYWVGVRIDLEHRHPDASVRQDAQDMVALMTPVIKAFLTDKGFDNTNIALQTLGGHGYIREYGVEQYVRDARIAQIYEGTNAVQALDLVGRKLPMEGGRLVRRFFELVKADIDAAATNDALADHAKALGASLYQLQKATMLLAERGFANPDEAGASATEYLHLMGYVAVGWQWLRMATVSSDALAAGRGDAAFHQAKLKTARFYFARVLPECGTLLTAMQAGAAPIMAFEASEF comes from the coding sequence ATGCCCAGCTACCGCGCTCCCCTCCAGGATATCCGCTACCTCCTGCACGAGGTCCACGACATCGCGCAGTTGTCCCGTCTGCCGGGCTTCGAGGACGCCACACCGGACATGATCGACGAGGTGCTGGCGGGCGGCGCGGCCTTCTGCGAGGACGTGCTGTTTCCGCTCAATCAGCCGGGGGACATCGAAGGTGTGCACTTTGAGAACGGTGAGGTGCGCACGCCCTCTGGTTTCAAGGAGGCGTACACGCGCTATGCGGCCGACGGCTGGACCGGCGTGGCCGCCACCAGCGAGTACGGAGGCCAGGGACTCCCGGAGATGGTGCGCTTTGTCATGGAGGAGATGTTGTGCTCGGCCAACCTCTCCTTCAGCATGTATCCGGGTCTGTCACACGGCGCGTACAGCGCACTCATGAGTCATGGTTCCGATGAACTCAAGCAGCGTTTCCTGCCCAAGCTCATCGACGGCTCGTGGGGCGGCACCATGTGTCTCACGGAAGCGCACGCCGGCACAGACCTTGGCATTCTCACCACCCGGGCCGAGCCGGCCGAGAACGGCACGTATCGCATCACGGGTCAGAAGATTTTCATCTCGGCGGGCGAGCACGATCTCACCGAGAACATCGTGCATCTCGTGCTGGCCAAGTTGCCGGACGCACCGAGTGGCACGAAGGGCATCTCGCTGTTTCTGGTGCCCAAGTTCCTGCCGACAGCTGATGGTGGTGTGGGCGCGCGCAACGGCGTGACCTGCGGCAGTGTCGAGCACAAGATGGGCATCAAGGCCTCGGCCACCTGTGTGCTCAACTTCGACGGCGCCACGGGATGGATGGTGGGTGAGCCGCACAAGGGCATGCGCGCCATGTTCGTCATGATGAACAGCGCGCGCCTGGCGGTGGGTCTGCAGGGACTGGGTCTGTCGGAGGTGGCGTATCAGAATGCGCTGGCCTATGCGAAGGAGCGCCTGCAGGGACGGGCGCTTACCGGCGTGAAGAACGCCGAAGGGCCCGCCGATCCCATCCTCGTGCATCCCGATGTGCGCAAGGGTCTGCTGCGCATCAAGGCCTTCAACGAGGGCATGCGCTCGCTGGCCTACTGGGTGGGCGTGCGCATTGATCTCGAGCATCGCCATCCCGATGCGTCGGTACGTCAGGATGCGCAGGATATGGTGGCGCTCATGACACCGGTCATCAAGGCGTTTCTCACCGACAAGGGCTTCGACAACACCAATATCGCGCTGCAGACGCTGGGTGGTCACGGCTACATCCGCGAGTATGGCGTGGAGCAGTACGTGCGGGATGCGCGCATCGCGCAGATTTACGAGGGCACGAATGCCGTGCAGGCACTTGACCTCGTGGGCCGCAAGCTGCCCATGGAAGGCGGCCGTTTGGTGCGTCGCTTCTTCGAACTCGTGAAGGCGGACATCGACGCGGCGGCGACCAACGATGCGTTGGCCGATCACGCCAAGGCGCTTGGCGCGTCGCTGTATCAGTTGCAGAAGGCCACCATGCTGCTGGCCGAGCGCGGGTTTGCCAACCCGGACGAGGCGGGCGCGTCGGCCACGGAGTACCTGCATCTCATGGGGTATGTGGCGGTGGGTTGGCAGTGGCTGCGCATGGCCACCGTGTCGTCGGACGCCCTGGCTGCGGGGCGTGGTGACGCCGCGTTCCATCAGGCCAAGCTCAAGACGGCGCGCTTCTACTTCGCGCGCGTACTGCCCGAGTGTGGCACGCTGCTCACGGCCATGCAGGCAGGGGCGGCGCCCATCATGGCATTTGAGGCCAGTGAGTTCTGA
- the sppA gene encoding signal peptide peptidase SppA: MKQFFTALAANLVTIAVCVVGFILIGVGLIASAGARAPVEVRQGSVLIVDLDRPLSDQPARLEAKSLFDDALQPGGMALPLRAATIGIRAAASDDRISALLIRGNVASDGTRSGFAALKELRAAVDSFRVSKKPVHAYLVTPDTRSYYVASAASTITLDPFGTLMLPGLAAEPVFLTGLFEKYGIGMQVSRVGRFKAAVEPFTRRDMSSENRVQTQAYLNDLWSEVKSAIARSRGIDTVALQTLVDTQGLLLPADAEAAKLIDRRAYFDVVLDELQRTATGGTNSGTDKTSARDSARSSDLDLLLDRPALPQITLEQYAPLAMAKERLYSASQVVAVVYAEGDIVDGEGGDGTIGGASLSRELRKLRRNAKVKAVVLRVNSPGGSAIASEQIQRELALIKQQKPVVVSMGSLAASGGYWISTAASRVFAEPNTITGSIGVFALVPNIQTLANRQGITFDTVKTGRYADLFTIARPRTDAELAVLQRGTDAVYDAFLQRVADARGLALDSVRAIAEGRVWSGVRAQQLGLVDSLGSLPSAIKSAASLAKITGDYDVQEFPRLKSPTERLTELLEDKPAPVAARHTAADMAEAAAGAMGGNSAAARLGRSFVRELEVLLRYNDPRGVYARMPYILGIH; encoded by the coding sequence ATGAAGCAGTTTTTCACCGCCCTGGCGGCGAATCTGGTGACCATTGCCGTGTGTGTCGTGGGATTCATTCTCATCGGCGTGGGACTCATTGCCTCGGCCGGAGCACGCGCGCCCGTCGAGGTGCGCCAGGGCTCGGTGCTGATCGTGGATCTCGACCGCCCGCTCAGCGATCAACCGGCGCGCCTCGAAGCCAAGTCGTTGTTTGACGACGCGCTGCAGCCGGGTGGCATGGCGCTGCCCCTGCGCGCTGCCACCATCGGCATTCGCGCCGCGGCATCGGACGATCGCATCTCGGCGCTGCTCATTCGTGGCAATGTGGCCAGCGACGGCACACGCTCCGGGTTCGCGGCGCTCAAGGAATTGCGCGCGGCGGTGGACAGCTTTCGCGTGAGCAAGAAGCCGGTGCACGCCTATCTCGTCACACCCGACACGCGCAGCTATTACGTGGCCTCCGCGGCGAGCACCATTACGCTCGACCCGTTCGGTACGCTCATGTTGCCCGGCCTCGCGGCCGAGCCGGTGTTTCTTACCGGCCTGTTCGAGAAGTACGGCATTGGCATGCAGGTCAGCCGCGTCGGGCGATTCAAGGCCGCCGTGGAGCCCTTTACGCGGCGCGACATGAGCAGCGAGAACCGCGTGCAGACACAGGCCTACCTGAACGACCTCTGGAGCGAGGTGAAGTCAGCCATCGCGCGCTCGCGCGGCATTGACACGGTGGCATTGCAGACGCTGGTGGACACGCAGGGGCTTCTGCTCCCCGCTGACGCCGAAGCCGCCAAGCTCATCGATCGCCGTGCCTACTTCGACGTGGTGCTCGACGAACTGCAGCGCACCGCAACCGGGGGAACCAACAGTGGCACCGACAAGACGTCGGCCCGCGACAGTGCCCGCTCCTCGGACCTGGACCTCCTGCTCGACCGTCCGGCGCTTCCTCAGATCACGCTCGAACAGTACGCGCCGCTGGCCATGGCCAAGGAGCGACTCTATAGCGCGAGCCAGGTGGTGGCCGTGGTGTACGCGGAAGGCGACATCGTGGACGGCGAAGGCGGCGACGGCACCATTGGTGGAGCCTCGCTGTCGCGTGAACTGCGCAAGCTGCGCCGCAATGCCAAGGTGAAGGCGGTCGTGCTGCGGGTGAACAGTCCGGGCGGCAGCGCCATTGCCTCTGAGCAGATTCAGCGCGAACTCGCGCTCATCAAGCAGCAGAAGCCGGTTGTGGTGTCCATGGGTTCGCTCGCCGCCTCCGGTGGCTATTGGATTTCCACGGCAGCGTCTCGTGTGTTCGCCGAGCCCAACACCATTACGGGTTCGATTGGCGTGTTTGCGCTGGTGCCCAACATCCAGACGCTGGCCAACCGTCAGGGCATCACGTTTGACACCGTCAAGACCGGACGCTACGCCGACCTGTTCACCATTGCTCGTCCGCGCACGGACGCCGAGCTGGCGGTGCTGCAGCGCGGCACCGATGCAGTATACGACGCCTTCCTGCAGCGCGTGGCCGACGCGCGTGGACTCGCGCTGGATTCCGTGCGCGCCATTGCGGAAGGCCGCGTGTGGTCTGGCGTACGGGCGCAGCAGCTGGGACTTGTCGACTCGCTCGGCAGCCTGCCCAGCGCCATCAAGAGTGCCGCGTCACTGGCCAAGATCACCGGCGACTATGACGTGCAAGAGTTCCCGCGTCTCAAGAGTCCCACCGAGCGTCTGACGGAGCTGCTGGAAGACAAGCCGGCGCCCGTGGCGGCGCGCCACACCGCGGCCGACATGGCCGAGGCGGCGGCGGGAGCCATGGGTGGCAACTCAGCCGCCGCGCGCCTTGGGCGCAGTTTCGTGCGTGAACTCGAGGTGCTGCTGCGCTACAACGACCCGCGCGGTGTGTATGCGCGCATGCCGTACATCCTCGGCATTCATTGA
- a CDS encoding TonB-dependent receptor family protein: MTSNPTFRPNLRPFILLRRITVVAALAAPVPLVAQVATRDSVADDSTARRLNTVRVSVTRDAARSPFELPFALTTAPLPARPAQRRTSVSDLLLAVPGVQVQDRSNPSQDSRIAVRGFGARSAFGVRGVRVLRDGVPVSLPDGQTPIDWIDLETVDRVDVVRGTAAALYGNAAGGVVDMRSRAPSTLPLALQARWWNGGGLQRANVQASGSLRGALGDSSGVLQQSQWLASFTRTAGDGPRAWSRFDASSVFARGLTTVGGTRFELQGTVYDAPRAENTGALTAAELSRDPRLPDSLNITRRSRKAVQQTQLALMAERDVGNGQLRASLFGGTRMLDNPLPFAMVAVDRAVMGGSVHGSWRLPSTPWPLRLGAGVDAQRLVDERYNYENCAEQLPSAPPSTRCPVPGNERGATRLDQQERAANLGGYARVEIEAPRQVFVSTALRFDQVQFGVRDRFITASNVDDSGDRSLRAVSPMLGVTWRAQPRWSLYGNLATAFETPTVTELTNQETGAAGLNATLEPQRTRTMEVGTQALLGQRVRADLALFEAVVQDELVPFDVPNQPGRRAFRNAGQTTRRGAESAVRLAWSMIDVGASYTWSRFRFDRYDVGTTSFAGQRIPGVPEHYGQGFVTARARGAFATLEWTGSSAAAANDAGTVQGAGFSVWNMRLGASSSRWAGVTLEPTLSVENLFDRRYASSLVINATRNRFFEPGLPRRLAFVMQVRRD, encoded by the coding sequence GTGACTTCCAATCCGACTTTCCGGCCCAACCTGCGTCCGTTCATTCTGCTCCGGCGCATCACGGTGGTTGCCGCGCTGGCAGCGCCCGTCCCACTGGTCGCGCAGGTGGCAACACGCGACAGTGTGGCCGACGACTCCACGGCGCGCCGCCTCAATACGGTGCGTGTCTCTGTCACGCGTGACGCCGCGCGATCACCCTTCGAGTTGCCCTTTGCGCTGACCACAGCGCCATTGCCTGCGCGCCCCGCGCAGCGCCGTACCAGCGTAAGCGACTTGCTGCTCGCGGTGCCGGGCGTTCAGGTGCAGGACCGCAGCAATCCTTCCCAGGATTCGCGCATTGCGGTTCGCGGATTCGGTGCGCGATCGGCCTTTGGCGTGCGCGGCGTGCGGGTGCTGCGTGATGGCGTACCGGTCTCGCTGCCAGACGGGCAGACACCCATCGACTGGATCGATCTCGAAACGGTGGACCGTGTGGATGTGGTGCGCGGAACCGCGGCCGCGCTGTATGGCAATGCGGCCGGTGGTGTGGTGGATATGCGCTCGCGTGCGCCATCCACTCTGCCCCTCGCCCTGCAGGCGCGATGGTGGAACGGCGGAGGCCTGCAGCGGGCCAATGTGCAGGCCTCGGGCAGCCTGCGCGGAGCGTTGGGTGACTCGAGCGGTGTACTGCAGCAGAGTCAGTGGCTGGCCAGTTTCACACGCACCGCGGGCGACGGTCCGCGCGCGTGGTCGCGCTTCGACGCCAGCAGCGTGTTTGCGCGAGGCCTCACCACAGTCGGCGGCACGCGCTTCGAGTTGCAAGGCACGGTGTACGACGCGCCGCGCGCAGAAAACACCGGCGCTCTGACGGCCGCTGAACTGTCGCGCGATCCGCGCCTGCCCGATTCGCTCAACATCACGCGGCGTTCGCGCAAGGCGGTGCAGCAAACGCAACTGGCGCTCATGGCCGAGCGGGATGTGGGCAACGGACAGCTTCGGGCGTCGCTCTTTGGCGGCACACGTATGCTCGACAATCCGCTGCCCTTTGCCATGGTGGCCGTCGACAGGGCCGTGATGGGCGGCAGCGTACATGGCTCCTGGCGTCTGCCGTCCACACCCTGGCCGCTTCGTTTGGGTGCGGGTGTCGATGCGCAGCGTCTCGTGGACGAACGCTACAACTACGAAAACTGCGCGGAGCAACTGCCCAGCGCCCCGCCGTCAACGCGCTGCCCGGTGCCGGGCAATGAGCGTGGAGCCACGCGACTCGATCAGCAGGAGCGCGCCGCAAACCTGGGTGGTTACGCCCGGGTGGAGATCGAAGCGCCGCGGCAGGTGTTCGTGAGCACGGCTCTGCGATTCGATCAGGTGCAGTTCGGTGTGCGCGATCGCTTCATCACGGCCAGCAACGTCGACGACTCGGGTGACCGCAGCCTGCGCGCGGTGAGCCCCATGCTCGGTGTGACCTGGCGGGCCCAGCCGCGCTGGTCGCTCTACGGCAACCTTGCCACGGCGTTTGAAACGCCCACGGTCACCGAGCTCACCAATCAGGAAACGGGTGCCGCAGGACTCAACGCAACGCTCGAACCGCAGCGTACACGCACGATGGAAGTGGGAACCCAGGCGCTGCTGGGGCAGCGCGTGCGCGCCGATCTCGCGCTGTTCGAGGCCGTGGTGCAGGACGAGCTTGTGCCCTTTGATGTGCCCAACCAGCCTGGTCGTCGTGCCTTTCGCAATGCAGGCCAGACCACACGGCGCGGCGCCGAGTCGGCCGTGCGGTTGGCGTGGTCGATGATTGATGTCGGCGCGTCGTACACCTGGTCGCGGTTCCGCTTCGATCGCTACGATGTCGGCACGACGTCGTTTGCCGGTCAACGCATTCCCGGTGTGCCCGAACACTACGGGCAGGGGTTTGTCACCGCACGGGCGCGCGGGGCCTTTGCCACGCTGGAATGGACAGGCAGCAGTGCGGCCGCCGCCAACGATGCCGGCACAGTGCAGGGCGCCGGATTTTCGGTGTGGAACATGCGACTCGGCGCCTCGTCATCCCGCTGGGCTGGCGTGACGCTTGAACCCACGCTCTCCGTCGAAAACCTGTTCGACCGGCGCTACGCGTCGTCGCTGGTCATCAACGCCACGCGCAACCGTTTCTTCGAGCCCGGCCTGCCGCGACGCCTCGCATTCGTGATGCAGGTGCGTCGCGACTGA
- the argJ gene encoding bifunctional glutamate N-acetyltransferase/amino-acid acetyltransferase ArgJ, with the protein MTEPVVFHATPRFPRGFRCASRNVGLKPTARDLTLFASDRDAAAAAVFTRNHFPGAPVILGRETLRSGVLRAVIANSKVSNVATGQAGVDHARRMAAAAAQELGTSPDKVLVSSTGVIGVPLPIEKIERGVVGMSADLQDDPMVGAEGIMTTDSHPKALSASVGDATITWVAKGSGMIEPNMATMLSYIFTDAALDAATLDRLLREAVSGSFNMLSVDTDTSTSDTCAILANGAAGAVDEAEFLRVLREGCTRMTEILARDGEGAEHLLRVSVRGALNATEARVVAKSIVNSPLVKTMVHGADPNVGRLLMAVGKCFSCTIMPSSTDAWINGFQVVGRGERLAFDDAVVRETLSREVVDIEVALGVGEGSATAYGCDLTKGYVDENAAYYSS; encoded by the coding sequence ATGACCGAACCCGTCGTCTTTCATGCCACGCCGCGCTTCCCGCGTGGCTTTCGTTGTGCCAGTCGGAACGTGGGACTCAAGCCCACCGCGCGCGACCTGACGCTGTTTGCCAGCGACCGTGATGCGGCCGCTGCCGCCGTGTTCACCCGCAATCACTTCCCGGGCGCGCCGGTCATTCTGGGTCGAGAGACACTGCGCAGTGGTGTGCTGCGCGCCGTGATTGCCAACAGCAAGGTGAGCAATGTGGCCACGGGTCAGGCCGGCGTGGACCACGCGCGCCGCATGGCGGCCGCGGCCGCGCAGGAACTCGGCACGTCACCCGACAAGGTGCTGGTCTCCTCAACGGGGGTGATCGGCGTGCCGCTGCCCATCGAAAAGATCGAGCGCGGTGTGGTGGGGATGTCCGCCGACCTGCAGGACGATCCCATGGTCGGCGCCGAAGGCATCATGACCACCGACTCGCATCCCAAGGCGCTGTCGGCGTCGGTTGGTGATGCGACCATCACCTGGGTGGCCAAGGGCTCCGGCATGATCGAGCCGAACATGGCCACCATGCTCTCGTACATCTTCACCGACGCGGCGCTCGATGCCGCCACGCTCGACCGTCTGCTGCGCGAAGCGGTGAGTGGCTCGTTCAACATGCTGTCGGTAGACACGGATACCAGCACCTCGGACACCTGCGCCATTCTGGCCAACGGCGCCGCGGGTGCGGTGGACGAAGCGGAGTTTCTGCGCGTGCTGCGCGAAGGCTGCACGCGCATGACGGAAATTCTCGCGCGTGATGGCGAGGGCGCGGAGCATCTGCTGCGGGTGAGCGTGCGGGGCGCGCTCAACGCCACGGAAGCGCGTGTGGTGGCCAAGTCCATCGTGAACTCGCCGCTGGTCAAGACCATGGTGCACGGCGCCGACCCCAACGTGGGGCGCCTGCTCATGGCGGTGGGCAAGTGCTTCAGCTGCACCATCATGCCGTCGTCCACCGATGCCTGGATCAACGGCTTTCAAGTAGTGGGACGTGGTGAGCGTCTGGCCTTTGACGATGCCGTCGTGCGCGAAACGCTCTCGCGCGAAGTGGTGGACATCGAGGTCGCACTCGGCGTGGGCGAGGGCTCGGCCACCGCCTACGGCTGCGACCTCACCAAGGGCTACGTGGACGAGAACGCGGCGTACTACAGCTCCTGA
- a CDS encoding amidase family protein, translating into MRTQLRGLSVTLCVALATPLEAQRAPVGSFPVDTASIATVQAALASGRLTCRQLVQRYLARIDSLDKQGPAVNSIVVLNPEALATADSLDRAQATRAARGSLHCVPLIVKDNFETRGLQTTGGSLALEGWKPPQDATMVAQVKAAGAIVLAKSNLAEWAFTPYETVSSILPGYTRNPYALDRVTAGSSGGTAAAVAMGFGTLGLGTDTGNSIRGPSAHQALVGIRSTMGLTSRAGVIPLNEGADIAGPMARSMADAVRVFDVIAHSDPADTVTAQADSRRPASYLPALTRGALRGARIGVLRQAYERPTLDAEVRTVFERAVRDLRAAGAVVIDTVLVDSLDSILRRQQGGCNRFKADLERYFAARAPNAPVKTLDDIIRSRRYHPTVEPRLRDAAQATQLPEAAPGCQSREQVRAALRVAFTATLDTLKLDAVVYPTWSNPPRLIGDLNTPHGDNSQLFSPMTGFPAITVPMGYTRGGRLPAGMTFMGRAWSEYRLIQLGYDYEQATRHWKAPRP; encoded by the coding sequence ATGCGCACCCAACTTCGTGGTCTGTCCGTTACGCTCTGCGTGGCCCTCGCCACCCCACTCGAGGCGCAGCGTGCGCCGGTCGGCTCGTTCCCTGTCGACACGGCATCCATTGCCACGGTGCAGGCGGCGCTTGCCAGCGGGCGGCTGACGTGCCGACAGTTGGTGCAGCGCTACCTCGCGCGCATCGATTCGCTCGACAAGCAGGGGCCGGCCGTCAACAGCATTGTCGTGCTCAACCCCGAGGCGCTGGCTACCGCCGACTCGCTGGATCGCGCGCAGGCCACTCGTGCAGCGCGCGGTTCGCTGCACTGCGTGCCGCTCATTGTGAAGGACAACTTCGAAACGCGCGGCCTGCAAACCACTGGCGGGTCACTCGCGCTCGAAGGCTGGAAGCCGCCGCAGGATGCCACCATGGTGGCGCAGGTGAAGGCCGCCGGCGCCATCGTGCTGGCCAAGAGCAATCTCGCCGAGTGGGCCTTTACGCCCTACGAAACGGTGAGCTCGATTTTGCCCGGTTACACGCGCAACCCCTACGCCCTCGACCGGGTCACGGCGGGCTCCAGCGGCGGTACCGCAGCGGCCGTGGCCATGGGCTTCGGCACACTTGGCCTGGGCACCGACACCGGCAACAGCATTCGCGGGCCCTCGGCACATCAGGCGCTGGTGGGCATTCGCTCCACCATGGGGCTCACCTCGCGTGCTGGCGTGATTCCGCTCAACGAGGGTGCGGACATTGCGGGGCCAATGGCGCGCAGCATGGCTGATGCGGTGCGCGTGTTTGACGTGATTGCGCACAGCGACCCGGCCGACACGGTGACGGCCCAGGCCGACAGCCGCCGGCCGGCGTCGTATCTCCCGGCACTCACGCGCGGCGCGTTGCGTGGGGCACGCATTGGCGTGCTGCGTCAGGCCTATGAGCGCCCCACGCTCGACGCCGAGGTGCGCACGGTGTTCGAGCGCGCCGTACGTGATCTGCGGGCGGCCGGTGCCGTGGTGATCGACACGGTGCTTGTGGATTCACTCGACAGCATCCTGCGGCGGCAGCAGGGTGGCTGCAATCGCTTCAAGGCCGATCTCGAGCGCTACTTTGCGGCGCGCGCGCCCAACGCGCCCGTCAAGACGCTGGACGACATCATCCGCAGTCGTCGCTATCACCCGACCGTTGAGCCGCGCCTGCGCGATGCGGCGCAGGCCACGCAACTGCCCGAAGCGGCACCGGGATGCCAGAGCCGCGAGCAGGTTCGCGCGGCGCTGCGCGTGGCGTTCACAGCGACGCTCGATACACTCAAGCTTGATGCGGTCGTGTATCCCACGTGGAGCAATCCGCCGCGGCTCATCGGCGATCTCAACACGCCGCACGGTGACAACAGCCAGCTCTTTTCACCCATGACGGGCTTTCCCGCCATCACGGTGCCCATGGGCTACACGCGTGGTGGCAGGCTTCCGGCGGGCATGACCTTCATGGGGCGCGCGTGGAGCGAGTACCGGCTCATCCAGCTCGGCTACGACTACGAGCAGGCCACGCGTCATTGGAAGGCGCCGCGTCCGTAA
- a CDS encoding LLM class flavin-dependent oxidoreductase, whose translation MRFGYWLPVFGGWLRNVPDEGMDASWPYVQRLARRSEEIGFDLTLIAELFLNDIKGIEAPALDAWSTAAALAAVTHRLELMVAVRPTFHHPATLAKQAANIDRISNGRLSLNVVSSWWKDEARRYGSQFDEHDDRYARTSEWLEVLRGAWSQPSTTYRGRYYQVEDLVVEPKPVSSFGRPHPVLYAGGESEAARTLISNRCDAYVMHGDPAERIAPKVADMQERRARAGLAPMRCGMAAYVIVRDSEAEAQRELARITNVQPGSPGFGNYQDWIANTQLDQQVSLQDYSVSNRGLRANLVGTAEQVADRIRAYERAGVDLLLLQCSPQLEEMERFAETVIPLVRGRVANAA comes from the coding sequence ATGCGCTTCGGCTACTGGTTGCCGGTATTCGGCGGCTGGCTGCGCAATGTGCCCGACGAGGGCATGGACGCGAGCTGGCCGTACGTACAGCGTCTGGCGCGGCGCAGTGAGGAGATCGGCTTCGACCTTACTCTCATCGCCGAGCTCTTTCTCAACGACATCAAGGGCATTGAGGCGCCGGCGCTTGATGCGTGGAGCACGGCGGCCGCACTGGCCGCGGTGACGCACCGCCTCGAGCTCATGGTGGCCGTGCGTCCCACGTTTCATCACCCCGCCACGCTGGCCAAGCAGGCGGCCAACATCGACCGCATCAGCAACGGCCGGCTGTCGCTGAATGTGGTGTCAAGCTGGTGGAAGGATGAGGCGCGGCGCTACGGCTCGCAGTTCGACGAACACGACGACCGCTATGCGCGCACGTCGGAGTGGCTCGAGGTGCTGCGCGGTGCGTGGTCGCAGCCGTCCACCACGTATCGGGGGCGCTACTATCAGGTCGAGGACCTTGTCGTCGAACCCAAGCCGGTTTCGAGCTTCGGACGCCCGCATCCGGTGCTCTATGCCGGCGGCGAATCGGAGGCGGCGCGCACGCTGATCTCGAACCGGTGCGATGCCTATGTCATGCACGGTGATCCCGCGGAGCGTATCGCGCCCAAGGTGGCCGACATGCAGGAACGCCGCGCGCGTGCTGGGCTGGCGCCCATGCGTTGTGGCATGGCCGCGTATGTCATCGTGCGTGACAGTGAAGCCGAGGCGCAGCGCGAACTGGCGCGCATTACCAACGTGCAGCCTGGCTCGCCGGGCTTCGGCAACTATCAGGACTGGATTGCCAACACGCAGCTTGATCAGCAGGTCTCGCTGCAGGACTACTCCGTGTCCAATCGTGGGCTGCGCGCCAATCTGGTGGGCACGGCGGAGCAGGTGGCTGATCGCATCCGGGCGTACGAGCGTGCGGGGGTGGACCTGCTGCTGCTGCAATGCAGTCCACAGCTCGAAGAGATGGAGCGCTTTGCCGAAACCGTGATTCCGCTGGTACGGGGACGGGTGGCAAACGCCGCGTAA
- a CDS encoding ATP-grasp domain-containing protein yields the protein MSELRPIAVYHEHPDWFRPLFAELDARGLPYERLDAASHVFDPSETEVPYSLVFNRASPSAYLRGHAQTTFHTLHYLRHLESLGVPVVNGVQAYANELSKATQLDLLRSLGLPFPKSRVINNPAQAVTAAEGLRYPVLVKANVGGSGAGIVKYDSPDALQAAVSAGTVDLGVDGTALVQEAAPLRGGHITRVETLNGRFLYAINVYPAVGSFDLCPADACQTTNGVELVRGACAVDAPKTGMRVERADPPAHIIAQVERISQAAGIDVGGIEYLVDDRDGQHYFYDVNALSNFVADAVNVVGFDPFAKLVDYLEVRAGFATANSGASV from the coding sequence ATGTCCGAGCTTCGCCCCATTGCCGTGTATCACGAGCATCCCGATTGGTTCCGGCCGCTGTTTGCCGAACTGGACGCGCGCGGGTTGCCGTACGAGCGACTGGATGCCGCGTCGCATGTCTTCGATCCGAGTGAGACCGAGGTACCGTACTCGCTGGTCTTCAATCGTGCGAGCCCCTCGGCCTATCTGCGTGGCCATGCGCAGACCACCTTTCACACACTGCACTACCTGCGTCATCTGGAGTCGCTGGGGGTGCCGGTGGTGAACGGCGTGCAGGCCTATGCCAACGAATTGTCCAAGGCGACACAGCTCGACCTGCTGCGTTCGCTGGGCCTGCCGTTTCCGAAGAGCCGTGTCATCAACAACCCGGCCCAGGCGGTAACGGCCGCCGAAGGCCTGCGTTATCCGGTGCTGGTGAAGGCCAACGTGGGCGGCAGCGGCGCCGGCATTGTGAAGTACGACTCGCCCGACGCACTGCAGGCCGCGGTATCTGCCGGCACCGTGGACCTTGGCGTCGACGGCACTGCCCTGGTGCAGGAAGCCGCGCCGCTGCGCGGTGGCCACATCACGCGCGTGGAAACGCTCAACGGTCGCTTTCTCTACGCCATCAACGTGTATCCGGCCGTGGGTTCGTTTGATCTCTGCCCGGCGGACGCCTGTCAGACGACAAATGGCGTGGAGTTGGTGCGTGGCGCCTGCGCCGTGGACGCGCCGAAGACCGGCATGCGGGTGGAGCGCGCCGATCCGCCGGCGCACATCATCGCGCAGGTGGAGCGCATCTCGCAGGCGGCCGGCATCGATGTGGGAGGTATCGAGTATCTCGTCGATGACCGCGACGGTCAGCACTACTTCTACGACGTGAATGCGCTGTCCAACTTCGTGGCCGATGCAGTGAACGTGGTGGGCTTCGACCCGTTCGCGAAGCTGGTGGACTATCTCGAAGTGCGCGCCGGTTTTGCCACGGCCAATTCGGGAGCGTCGGTCTGA